TCTCGCACATGCGGCGGCTGTAGGAAACGGTTTGAATCCGCTGCTACAAAACCCCGGTATGACTGTGCACCCGGTCAATGTGTATCTTGGCTACATCGGGTTCACCATCCCGTTTGCCTATGCCGTCACCGGACTGCTGCTCAACAAGACTGATGCCACATGGCTGCGCGTGACACGCCGGTGGACCTTGGTTTCCTGGCTGTTTCTCGGGATTGGCATCATCTACGGCGCGCACTGGTCTTACGAGGAACTGGGGTGGGGAGGTTATTGGGCGTGGGATCCGGTGGAGAACGCCGCCCTCTTGCCCTGGCTGACGGCTACGGCATTTCTTCATTCGTCTATCGTCCAGGAACGAAAAGGCATGTTGAAGGCCTGGAATGTCGTCTTGATTACGCTCACCTATTTTCTCTCTTTGCTCGGAACGTACTTGGTGCGCAGCGGCGTGCTCTGGAGCATCCATGCGTTTGCCAACGGTTTTCTCGGTATTTATTACCTGGTGTTTATGGCCGTCATTCTGGTCTTTACTGTGACCCTGATTATTCTCCGTTGGCCAAGCCTGCGTGCTGAGCGCCAGTTTGAAGCTGTGGTTGCAAAAGAATCGGCCTTCATGCTCAATAATGTCCTGTTTCTCGGCGCGACGTTTGCAATTCTCTGGGGCACAGTCTTTCCTTTGGTTTCAGAGGCGACGACGGGACATCAGCTCATGGTTTCTGCACCGTTTTATAACGCGGTGAATCTGCCGCTCGCTGTGTGCATTATCCTGCTGATGGCGATTGGTCCATTTGTCGCGTGGCGTCGTTCATCTCTAGCGAACGTCATGAAGTCCATTTGGATGCCGTTTGTCCTCGCCGTGGTGCTTGGACTTGCGACAACCTTGTGGCTGCGGGCCATGTACACCGCGCCAACGGTCCTCGCGACGAGCGGCGTGATTGCTGCTTATTTCGCCATCCTCACGGTTGTGTTTGAATACGTCCAGTCTGTGAGAGCGCGCATGGTGTTGACCGGAGAAGGCTGGTTCGTCTGTTTGATGAGACTGCTCAATCGGAACCGCAGGCGGTTTGGCGGGTACATTGTTCATCTTGCACTGGCAATCATCGCCCTAGGTATCGTAGGGTCCGGGTCTTATCACATTCAAAAGCAGCAGGTCATGTCCGTTGGGGACACGGCCACCATTGGTGTCTATCAAGCGAAATTCGTTGGCATGGGCGTGTCACAAGGGTTGCACGGAGAAACGCGCACAATGTACGCAAACCTCGTCATCACGAAGAATGGACAGACCATCGGTGTCTTGCGTCCGTCGGCGACTTTTTACGAAAACGGCAATTCACCAACGACGAATGTAGCGCTGTTCTCGCGCCCGCTGCGTGACCTCTATGTGGTCATGCTCGGAACGGCATCCAACAACGAAGCCATCTTTGACCTGCACATCAACCCCATGGTCCAGTTCATCTGGTATGGGGGATATCTGTTCATACTGGGTACCTTGGTGAGCCTGTGGCCGGAACGGAAACCGGCCTTGCGGCGTGCCGAGCTTGGTGTCGTCGTGGACAACCTGTACGAGGACCTTGCGGACCTTGAATACGACCATCGGATGGGAAAAGTCGACGGCGCCGACTATGAGCAGCAGAAGCTTGAACTCGAGCAGCGTATTGCGTTGTCTGAACAGGACAGACAGGCGCGGCGCGAGCGTATGGAACGCGAGTTGAAGGAAGAAGTCAGGCGGCTTGGACACGGCTCCACAACGGGAGGTGCGTCTTCGTGAGCAAGCAACGCTTTGGGTTTCGGCGCACTCCGTTGACAGCAGGACCCACAAGGAGCTCGAAAGGACTCACACCGAGCTCGACAGGACCCACACCGAGCTCGAAAGAACCCAAATCGAGCTCGAAAAGACCCACAAGGGGCTCAAACGGTAGCCAGACCCAAAGAAGGTTTGGCGGATGGGTGATTGCTGGATTGCTGGCAGGCGTGATGCTGTTTTCGGGGCAAGCACAGGCGGCAAATCAGGCAACGAGTCAAGCGGATATCAGCATTCCGAAGGAGCAAGTATTTTTCCTCCCGACGACAGCGAATGACCTGCAGGTTGTTGAACAAGTCACGGTTCAAAATGGTGGAAACAGCGTACAAGACCTGCATTTTCACTTGCCTCAGGGAGCCGCCAGCCCGTCCGTGCAAGCAGTGGGGAACGCTGGGATAAGTCAGACCGGTCAGGTGCTGACAGTAAAGGGTGCTGCAAAACCGGGGACATCCCAAGCCGTGGTTTCGTATGTGCTTCCGTTTTCGAGTCAAACATCTGTCAACTTGACGCTGCATACAGACTATCCGGTCTATCTAATGAACATTTTTGTTCCGATTGGCAATGTTGCGTTGTCAGCCCCTGGGCTGATGCCTCAAACATCGACAACAAGCATCGCCGGCACAAATTTTCGCGTCTTCACGCATGGCGCAATGACGGCCAATTCCGACTGGACAGCCAGCATTTCGATGCTGCCTTCGGTGACGAGCAACCAAGCCGTGAAAGGCCTCCCCATCATTGGCATGGACAGTCAGAGCGGATCGACAACGTGGGAGGCGATTTTGAATCTTGCGATGGCTGCAGCAATTCTCGTGATAGCGTTGCTTGGCATTCGCTCGACCGTCGGCAAAGGAGCGGGACAAGCCAAGGTGGGGCCAGCGGAGGCACTGATGAATAGTTGGGAAGAGGCCGAACGTGCCTTTGCGGAAGGGCGTTTGGACAAGTCCGACTA
The Alicyclobacillus curvatus genome window above contains:
- the ccsA gene encoding cytochrome c biogenesis protein CcsA; its protein translation is MLIGNIGALALRALFAVTALSIVAHVAAIWTTHSLWRRLSRVAMTVQFVFVAVASAALLYLLITTNLNYSYVVDYTSRGLPLVYRVAAFWGGDAGSLLFWSLVLTLYGMVVALSRHEDSERMLPVVSLLVTVVTLFYTIVMNVGANPFNRLAHAAAVGNGLNPLLQNPGMTVHPVNVYLGYIGFTIPFAYAVTGLLLNKTDATWLRVTRRWTLVSWLFLGIGIIYGAHWSYEELGWGGYWAWDPVENAALLPWLTATAFLHSSIVQERKGMLKAWNVVLITLTYFLSLLGTYLVRSGVLWSIHAFANGFLGIYYLVFMAVILVFTVTLIILRWPSLRAERQFEAVVAKESAFMLNNVLFLGATFAILWGTVFPLVSEATTGHQLMVSAPFYNAVNLPLAVCIILLMAIGPFVAWRRSSLANVMKSIWMPFVLAVVLGLATTLWLRAMYTAPTVLATSGVIAAYFAILTVVFEYVQSVRARMVLTGEGWFVCLMRLLNRNRRRFGGYIVHLALAIIALGIVGSGSYHIQKQQVMSVGDTATIGVYQAKFVGMGVSQGLHGETRTMYANLVITKNGQTIGVLRPSATFYENGNSPTTNVALFSRPLRDLYVVMLGTASNNEAIFDLHINPMVQFIWYGGYLFILGTLVSLWPERKPALRRAELGVVVDNLYEDLADLEYDHRMGKVDGADYEQQKLELEQRIALSEQDRQARRERMERELKEEVRRLGHGSTTGGASS